TCGATAAAGCTAGTTTATGTCACTGTTAAGATCGAAGTCAAACCGCTTCGTTTTCATTAGGCGTTCGATTATACTTGCTCACATTGTTCGAGAGAAAAATCTGAATCCGAACGACGATGAATTCTAGCAGCGATATCTCCGCGATCAGTCGACCTTACAACAGCTATATAATACTGATGTCCACGATGAACGAGACGGGTCGCACGCGTCTGCTTTCGCTGGTATTGTTACCGATACTATTCGCGTCGGGTGCGTTCGGGAACACGTGCACTTTGCTGATAGCCGGCAGCCGACAGTTCCGCGCTTTGTCCTATTCGAATTATCTCATAATGTTGTCGGTTAGCGATATGCTCGTCTGCGTCGCTTTGGAGGCGATGCCGCTGTTGCATTTCTGGCTACGGGAACTAGGCTTCGGCGGCGTGCTTCTAAACAGCGCGGCCGCCTGCGCCGTCTATGAGGTCGTGTTCCTCGCGTCGTACTGTAACAGTTCCTGGCTCGTCGTTGCTATTTCGCTCGAGCGTATGGCGGTCGTTTCGTTCCCACTGTCGTCGCGCCTAATTTGCACGAGAACCTTCGCGCGAAGCGCCGTGGCTTGCGTCACGGTCGGCTGCTTCGCCGTGTCGTCGGGCTTCTTCTTCAGCATGCGTTTTAAGGTATCGCTGGGTTGTTACACCGTACCGGGTCGGCACGACGAATACATGACCGCCGTCGGAAGTCTATGCTACTTCGTGCCGCAGTTCCTGATCGTGGCGGCTAACACGGCCATCGTGGTTCTACTCTTCGCGCGTAAAGGCCCGCGCTCGACCGATAGGAAGTCGGCCACCGCTACCCGTACGACCGTCATGCTGGTCACCGTATCCGTCGTTTTTACGGCTACGACTTTCCCGTCGATGTTAATCACGTTGCTGAACAAGCTCGGAGTTCATGTAATCGCAGACGAGAGAATGGTACAGGTCGCCTCGCGTCTACAAGCCCTGAACTACTGTATCAATTTCTACGTATATCTCCTACTAGGCAAAGACATGCGCGCGTATTTTTGTCGACATTTCTGTAAATGTTCAACAATTCGTCACTAATGTCGTTTACAATCCACATAAGACCGTAAATGCGGGTAGTGCATCCTATGGCCAAAAGATGCCTTTTTGTCCACGGTCGTTTAGCGCCATTCGTCACAATAGATTACACTACAACTTTAAAATATCGACAACCCAGAAGTTCTCAGTAAGATATAAACGCTGTAATGCTGCTATAGGACGGTATAAATAAGATATATACCCCAGAAAGCTGCTATAAGACTGTCAGTAAGATATATACCACAGAAAGTTGCTATAAGACTGTGTCAGTAAGATATATACCCCAGAAAGCTGCTATAAGACTGTGTCAGTAAGATATATACCCCAGAAAGCTGATATAAGACTGTGTCAGTAAGATATATACCCGGAAAAGCTGCTATAAAACTGTGTCACCCCAGGAAAGCTGCTATAAGACTGTCAGTAAGATATATACCACAGAAAGTTGCTATAAGACTGTGTCAGTAAGATATATACCCCAGAAAGCTGCTATAAAACTGTGTCACCCCAGGAAAGCTGCTATAAGACTGTCAGTAAGATATATACCACAGAAAGCTGCTATAAGACTGTGTCAGTAAGATATATACCCCAGAAAGCTGTTATAAGACTGTGTCAGTTAGTTATATACCCCAGAAAGCTGCTTTAAGACAGTGTCAGTAAGATATATACCCCAGAAAGCTGTTATAAGACTGTGTCAGTTAGTTATATACCCCAGAAAGCTGCTTTAAGACAGTGTCAGTAAGATATATACCCCAGAAAGCTGTTATAAGACTGTGTCAGTAAGTTATATACCCCAGAAAGCTGCTATAAGACAGTGTCAGTTAGATATATACCCCGGAAAGCTGCTAT
This genomic interval from Tubulanus polymorphus chromosome 8, tnTubPoly1.2, whole genome shotgun sequence contains the following:
- the LOC141910029 gene encoding uncharacterized protein LOC141910029, whose product is MNETGRTRLLSLVLLPILFASGAFGNTCTLLIAGSRQFRALSYSNYLIMLSVSDMLVCVALEAMPLLHFWLRELGFGGVLLNSAAACAVYEVVFLASYCNSSWLVVAISLERMAVVSFPLSSRLICTRTFARSAVACVTVGCFAVSSGFFFSMRFKVSLGCYTVPGRHDEYMTAVGSLCYFVPQFLIVAANTAIVVLLFARKGPRSTDRKSATATRTTVMLVTVSVVFTATTFPSMLITLLNKLGVHVIADERMVQVASRLQALNYCINFYVYLLLGKDMRAYFCRHFCKCSTIRH